TCAAATTCGGTTAAGAAAATCTCTTCTTTATTCTGGCTCCAATCAATCCTCGCTGTATTCTTTGCTTTCTATTTTGGAATCGATAACTTCGATACGATTTTCCTACACATATCAactttttatgtcaaaattgtAGATTGACGCCTCGTCAGCTATCATTCAAACTGTCAAACTACAAACTCGATATCGACAAGCGTTCCAGGCGAGAAAGTCACTTCTTTCCGGAATTTTTTTAACCACTCGCTCAAGGTTGGTTCCTTCAGAGATTCATTTCCGTAAATGTGTTCCATCACTCAAAAATCTCGCGATTAACTTAACAAAACTCGAACTGAACGTTGTTGGGATTAGCTACAGCACCTAGCGGAGCCAGCAGTTGGACAACTCGAAGTGAACGTTGTTGGGATTGGCTACAGCACCTAGCGGAGCCAGCAGCTTGAACAACTCGTAGTGAAGGTTGTTGGGATTGCTTACATCACCTAGCGGAGCCAGCAGCTTATTAATTAAAGCTAAACCTCGTACGTGTGCACAATCAGAAATTTGGTGAATAGAAAGGATGTTTTGAAGTGATTACACCTCTTTCAATCACCAACGACATTCAGAAAGTTCTTGATGATCATAGCAATCGCCAGATTTATTTCTTAGGATCATCATTCATCTTCGTCTtgtaaaaacaaagaaaaaagatggAATATGACCACTAGGATTAGAAAAGCGAAAGGAAACTAATGAATGATTGctgatatatatttattttattcataacatCAAAAATAGGGTGGATTATCCCTTAAAATACCCCGTTTTTGGTAATTGAATTTATGGAAGGATATTCTACAATCCTTTAGCTGCTATAATTGATGATATAATCCTTTCCCGATCGTCGACACCTTTCTTTTCCAAAATCGTTTACATCTCCTCCGTTATCTTCACATTTTCCTTTGAATCATcatcttctttatctttattttcaattttaactcTTCCTTGTTTAAAGTCGATGCATCTCCTGTGCGGTAAATGATTATTAGGAGCTATCATCAGTAAATTATTTCCATTACGATCACATATCGTAATCTGATGACTATTGTTAATATTTCGACGTAATCTCGCTCTGGTTCGAAGTGTATGTAAACCAGGAATGAAACGAGAATGATTGGAAACGGCGTCTTCAGTTTTCACGCAAACCGGTAACGAATTGTTATTTTGCCATTCTAATACATTAGTAAGTAGTCTAATAtacctaaaaatattaaatcaatcataTATTTAGCATAATctattgttataatttaattaaccTGATCGCCATTCTGAGTATCTCGTTTTTGGATAACTTTTTATCCGGGGGATGCGTCGGTACGAGCTTGCGAAGCTCGGCGAACGCCCCGCTAACGTTTTGTTGTCTCCAACGCTCTCTGCTGttcgtgaaaatttttttcaccacGCCTTTCGATTGGATTTCCATCGAtacctaaaatttatttttataatataataaccaCGAAATACTGAAAACTTTGCACAAATTTCCACCTTCCAACCTTAACCTCAAGATAATCCACGGACTATCCTCTGTTTCATCCACGAAACAATCACCAGCAGACCCAAGAAATCGACGAGCTTTGATCAGGATGCTAGCAAAACCACGAGgcttcaatattttatcaatcaaaatcaGCAACCCCAAGCCATCGACTAATCGATATCCAGATTATTCAAACTGTCCATAAATTGTCTATATTACCAAAAACACGCTCCGTAAACCCTTAAGTGTCCATCACTGAGGGATTTCTCCCTACCAAGTTAACTGTCGGAGATGCCATCACTCGTTTTATAAAAACCGGTTCAAACCAGGACAGAAAATGCGTTGGGAAGCCCCGAGTAACTTCTAAAGAAGAGAAAAAGTCTCTAATCATCATGTCCAAAATGAATAGGAACGAGCTTTTACCCAACATAGATTATTTGGCAGCTGATATGATCCACATCCATCCAAAGCTCTCTCAAATACTACTGATTTGAATGAAAAGGTTCCCCACCCTTCTGGGATGCGCCTAATTGACCTTGGGTATGAGTTTCAGCAAGATATTAACCCTTCTGAGCTTTCCCTCATCTAgttaaaaaattaagataaagATAGAGCTAGAAATACTGAAATAGCCTTCACAAGCTCCGGATCTTAATCCTATAGAATTATTGTGGGATAAACTGGATCGGAAAGTTAGAAAATTGAATCCCACTTCTTTGGATGATCTCTGGAAGGCTCTTCAAACGTCATGGAGTAATATACCAAAAAGAGACAAAAAATGCTCATGattttaatcgttttttttttaatttttaaaataaaacttctttcaacttgatttatttcacttttaatggattttttccattttttcctgTTATTTACCttctcttcattattttctttgtcGCCCTTGATTCCGACACTCTCTCTAAGTCTTTCAGCCATCTACGTCTTCTGGATCATACGCttctactaatttttcaatctcttttatttcaatttttgtttaagtGTTCTCAAGGGTCATTTTCGTAAGCGGCGTCAGTTATATTAGtactttcaaattttccattatattaTGTTTTCCTTGATTGTATCATATTTCTTTTAGAAATCGATTAAAATTGCGATTTTATACACGGAATCTCATCAAAATACTACTCAGATCAAGTCCAAGTCTCCGAGTAattcaaatatgtaaaaatCACATAGTGATAAATCTGGATTTTGTGGTGAATGATTAAGTGTTTTTCAGCTCTCCCGGTACTTCCGATCCCTCTTGGACATTAAATATGCCCTAAGTTTGCCGTTTCCCTTTTGTAggtaataatttcaaaaatttctactCGGTTGATGTAAGaatgttggtttttcctaaaacgtgtgTCAGTAATATCGGAAAGTATTAAGATTTCATGCTACTGAAACATTAATAACGAGGTTATAAAAGAAAAGGTAATTTAGAATTCCCATTGGACAGCTTGGAATTCCTGGAATGTCCTTCTGATCTATGTAACGTCTTTTGAGGGGCTGACATGCTCAATGATGAAGTTTTCCTACTCTAGGACAGTCATTAGTACTGAGACCAATTGTAGATTCCAAacttgtacaatttttagaataaacaacgtcacaatataaaaaaaaacaaacaactaaATGTGTGTTAGTAAATACCTGTATGATCTGATGAGATTGGTGTCGTTCTGTACGTTTTTCATCGTCGCTATCTATAATGGA
The sequence above is drawn from the Diorhabda carinulata isolate Delta chromosome 6, icDioCari1.1, whole genome shotgun sequence genome and encodes:
- the LOC130894830 gene encoding neurogenic differentiation factor 1; the encoded protein is MPMVTQSNVSSSSDMDWSIDGDNTDVSTSSSPNTQKINYVQDQDSLSDDDDFSDEFSIIDSDDEKRTERHQSHQIIQVSMEIQSKGVVKKIFTNSRERWRQQNVSGAFAELRKLVPTHPPDKKLSKNEILRMAIRYIRLLTNVLEWQNNNSLPVCVKTEDAVSNHSRFIPGLHTLRTRARLRRNINNSHQITICDRNGNNLLMIAPNNHLPHRRCIDFKQGRVKIENKDKEDDDSKENVKITEEM